cacccattGAACATCTGAGCCAGGAGAGATGGAAGATATGTAAAGACGGGGAGACTGATGCCAAAGGGCCCCAGAACTTGGCTAAGGGCAATCTGGAGgtagagaggcaggcagggtggagggtacacacacaggcacagtgACAGTTTCTGAGGACACAGACTGTAATCCAGCCCAAGAAAATCACACCCATTTTGACACAGACGGCCACATACACCTCCCCACACACAGAACTAGACACAGTTACATCGCCACAGGCAGACTGTTCCCTCACACACACCACGCTTCAGGGGCTGCTCGGACAGAGGGTGGCCCATGAACCCCCACCATACCACTTCTGCCCCACTCAAAACAGATAGCTCACCCTCTGTGAGGACCACTGCTCCCAGAATGAGCAGCCCTGATCCCCAGCTCTGCTTCATGCTGCTCCAGGCCACTCTACCGCCTGTGCTCTGGTTCTGAGAGGCCACCTGGGTCTTCCTAGCTCCACCCCTGCTCCGCCCCCAGTTGGCTAGGAGTCAGATGTTCTTGCTTTTCCTGAGTTGGAAGGGAGCCAGCAGATCCTAGTTCTGGGGctgtggctgtgtgaccctgggctaTCCACcactcctctctgggcctcagccatggccagactgcctgggttcaagtcccattTCCCTCACTTACTACTTGAGTGACCTCGGACAGTTAGCCTGTCTGTGCCTTGTGTGAAAAACTCAGAATTGTTGAATCTGAAAATGCTTAGTCCAGAGCCTGGCATAGAATGAACTTGCTCCCAGCATGGAAACAATCCTCCTGGAACCGTGAAGGGCACTTTGTGCAGGAGCTCCCAGTTCTTACTTTGCAGCTTCCTTGCCTCTCTGCTAGGCCCAGGTCCAAGTGGGTTTCACATAGCTTCTCCCATCTTGCTTCAGAATCAGTGTGTGCAGAGCTGGGTGTCGAGGGGCTACGACTCTGCTACTTGCTGGCTATGAGACTGGCAAATCTTAGAACCTCTATGCCACCGTCCTGGGAAATAGGGTTATAGTGGTCCCCGCACTTCTGGCAGGTATTGGAAGACTCAGTAGGAAGGAAGAACACTCAGGGTGCATCCTTTTTTTCCTGACTTCTAACTCAGGCCAGCCCAGGCTGTGCAGGAACCCTGACCAACACAGAAGCAGCTGTGGCTAGGGTTAAAAGCACAGAAGCGAGCCAACTGGCCCCAGTGGACTCAAATCCTGAGGACTCCCTAACACCCTCCCCagcactagctgtgtgatcttaggcaaattacttagcccctctgtaccttagtttcctcatcaagAAAGgggtaataacagtacctacctcatacaCTTGCTATGAGGATTATGAATTAACACATGTCATGTTCTTAAACAGTGCTTGGCCTGTGGGTAAGTGCTCGGTACAAATTagggaaaaataatacaaaaactgTTCCTGGCCCTCCAGGGCTGCCAAGAATGGCCTGGGGTGGTAGATAAGGCAGCCAGAGGGATTAAGGTTAGACTAGGAAGAACTTCCCAGCAAGCATGCACAGAACCAAAAGGGCAGTTTGCCCTTGCAAGTATGTGCTTGGCCCTCCTGGGAGAGGAGGCCTGGCCCCCGTGGGAAGCAGGGATGAGCTGCTGGCCTgtttcctgggggtgggggctgatgACACTCCAGGTTTTGCTGACTCCACACGTTGGAGAAGGGACTAACCACCCTTCCTAGGCAGGCCCTCCACTCTTCCTCTGACTCATATCCTTCTAGTCCCAGAGGAGGCAAGATTGGGGAAGCCCCAACACGAGGGTCCCTGGCAGACAGATGGCTCAGACTTGGccaatttatttaagaaattttattgcTTGGAACCTTCCCTCCTTGGGTAACAGCAGGAGCTTTGGAAACCAGCCCTTGGGGACACAGCCAGAAGCACTAGAGTGGAGGAAAGATCATGGCACCTTTGGTCCATTGTCCTGTGTGCGAGAATGGTGGGGGGTGGGTTGCAGACTCTTCTGAGGACCCAGACATGGCGCCCTCGGCAAGGCTCAcatgccaaagcagagcagatgAGGTCAGCCTGGCTTGGCATGAGGGCTCAGTGGCCCTTAACCTTGCCTTGGGGTCCCTGGACCTCCCGGAAGCTGAGTATCATCAGGCCCACATTGATGGCATAGGTGGTGATGCAAACGATGCAGAAATCATAGAGCACGAAGAATAGGATCCAGGCCAGGTAGAGAGAACCAGCGAGAGACACTAGGGAACTCagcaacagcagagtagatgccCAGCGGCCCTGCAGGCAACCTGCAAGGCAGAAAAGGATCAGGCATGGGCTTTAGGGACTGGCCACCTCTAGAACACTGCCATGACTTCATGGTGCCACCCAGACAGCAGGGGCTGCTGAGGAATAGTCTCTAAAATGAGGCTCTGACAAGCCGCACATAGGCCTTGGTTCTCCTATGTGTTCAATGACCCCTGGAACCCAAATAGGGAATTTTCCTGCTGAGCTCTGCATGAGAAGAGTCAGGCAATCCTTGGATTCCCCATAGAAAGGAACCTTGGAGTCTTTTCCACAAAACTGGGCTCCTAGGAAGTCTTTAAGAGCCCTCTGGCTCTGACAGTAactaaacaaatagaaagattCCTGTTAGTTCCCGCCCCCACGGTGCTCTGTGATGAGCAGCTGGCTGTCTCCTGTTTGGGTCACCAAGACTGCAAGGGATAGGGGGGCGAGGGCGCCTGTCACGAAGGGGCGGGGCCTGTAGGGAAGGGGTAGGGCCCCTCACCTAACAACAGCTGTAGTGTGTAGAAGATGCAGCCAAATATGCTGTTGGATTGATTGAGGATGCTGTCCCGGCCTAACACATGTTCCACGAGTCCGAAGCCCCGGCCCCACCTGGTGGAGGGGATGGCCCAGGTTAGGAGTGTCAACCCTAAACCTTGGGCCCTGTCCTGGAAGGGTGATTTCCAAAAAGCCACCTAGGTtgtcctccttcccctcctcccctttcccccaaCCCCCGCGTGAGTCCAAGGGTCGATGACCTCCTAGCATAGCCTCCCTTTGGCCAGGTCACAATTTCGTGTCACTGCTCTATCCTCAGGCCAGGCCTGGACATGGCTCCCCCATAGGACCCTCTTTTCATCTTACACCTTCAATAATTCTTAAGATGGCAAAGTGGGTATAAGAGTTCACTTTGCTTTACAGAGTTAGCAGAAACTGGGAATCCAGGGCAGAATCTCTCTGCCTTGGACCCCTAAATCTCCAGCTCCCTGGCCATCCACTCCCTCCTCTGTAATCTTTCATCCCACTAACTATGCCCTCATGCATAACCAGACTTGGCCACCTTATCCCCAGGCACAGCCATTTCAGTAGTCTCTACACACtaccccacctccccctcctgcctGGTCACCATTACTGCTTGACATCAGGATCCACATGCTATACCCCAGAATAACCCCAGTCACCAACACTATCTGCCCGCGCCCCACACTCCTATCTCGAACACACCCGTTTCGCCAGGCAACGCCCCCTAGAGCAGTCCGGCCCCCATGCATCCGCTCCACTGGCACCCCGATCCCAGACTCCAGAATCATCTGGCAATCTGGCATCCATGCAACGCTCCCACCAGCAGCCCGGTCCCCTAAGCTTTCCACTCGCGTGCGCACCTGGAGGAAAAGACGCGCGAACAGCTGATGGCTGTGCCCACGTCGCAGAGCGCGCGGTAATCCTTGTCCCGGGCGCGCGCCGCCTTCACGTGCAGTGCGTAGAGAGAGAGCATTAGGCCTGCGAGGCAGAGCGCGAGCCGCACCCATCCCGGGCTCCTCCAGCTAGCGCCCATGTCTTCCGGTCCCGCCCGAGGCGCCAGCCGTCAGGGCACCCGCCACGGAGCTGAAGCAGAGTAGGATATGGCCACGCCCTCTCCCGCCTCTCTGCCTGGACGATTGGCCTGCCTGGTCTCGCACTCCCTGACCTAATTGGTTGTTCCCAGGACTTGATAGGCATGCTGGCGAGGCAGGAAAACAGCGAGGAACGCCGGAACTGGAAAACCAGATAAGGGACAGGGGTTATTACGGACCAGGTGGTCCGCTAGGCATGATGGGAATTGTAGTCGAGGTGGCCGCAATACCTCAAGGGAAATGGAGTCTCCGgagtttaataaattatattaatatggCTAACAGTATAGTATAGCGCCTACTCTATGCCAAGCCCTGTTCTAAGCGCTGGAACATCCAAGATTTAGAGGCCAGCGGATCAGGGAATCCAGCGAATACTGCGATACGATCAAGAACAAAGCATTTTCCCTGAAACTGTTATTTCAGATATCATTAGGACTATAACCTCCATTCCTCTTAGCCTGCTCAGCCATTTCCTCCTGCCTCACCAGCGCCTCCTGCGGCCggtctctgtctccttctctacTTTAAATTCCCGGCTCCATCACCTCGCCCACGCTCTTGACAGTATCCTAACCTCTGTTCTCTTGTGGCGCCCTCCTTGCAAAACCTGAGCCTGAGTCAACCCAACAGTCTCTCCTTTCCAAGCCTTTGGTAGGCTAGCTGAGCTCTCCCCTTCACAGACGTGGCATCTATTGATGACTCATCTCTCCCAtacctctccttccttcccatctgcactgaaacttgcttctctttcccattttagAAACAGCAGCAAATCTCCCTTCACAATCAAGTTTTGGGGAAGATTTTACACTCCCAGTCTCTACTTCCtcacttcttccttgctgcccagCACGCCATAAACTAGCTCCTGCCCCCAACACTCCCCTGACAACTAACTGCTGGTGTTACCAGGATGCTAAATCCAGTGGATATTTTTCAGCTCTTATGCTTGACCTCCCACCAGTATCAGTCACGTTTAGCAGTCCTTCCTGGgaactctctcttcctctggcttctATGATATTTCACTCTCCTGctgcccttcctgcctctctggttGCTCCTTCTCAGACCCACTCCTCTTCTTCCAGACAGTCTGGTCAGCAGAATAACAGCCCCCAAAGATGCCATGTCCTAatcctgggacctgtgaatatgttaggttacatggcaaatgggaattaaggttgcagatggaattaaggttagTTATCTGAT
This region of Equus quagga isolate Etosha38 chromosome 7, UCLA_HA_Equagga_1.0, whole genome shotgun sequence genomic DNA includes:
- the VKORC1 gene encoding vitamin K epoxide reductase complex subunit 1, with the protein product MGASWRSPGWVRLALCLAGLMLSLYALHVKAARARDKDYRALCDVGTAISCSRVFSSRWGRGFGLVEHVLGRDSILNQSNSIFGCIFYTLQLLLGCLQGRWASTLLLLSSLVSLAGSLYLAWILFFVLYDFCIVCITTYAINVGLMILSFREVQGPQGKVKGH